The Nitrospirota bacterium genome includes a window with the following:
- a CDS encoding GDSL-type esterase/lipase family protein, with protein sequence MIRSDSAPLVICFGDSLTAGFQAPSPDNPAGLETPYGGFLQERLGTAARVAVSGVCGELTGEMAMRFRRDVLDHRPAVVVILGGTNDLGWNAQPAEIMRNLVKMYESALAAGVEPIPVTVPSLRLEGDFSTGEGTRWLGEHVARRQVLNRLIGDYAASKHLPVVDLFTATAEPETWLLAERYSNDGLHLTTDGYRLLATLLYDQVLAARLGRS encoded by the coding sequence ATGATCCGTTCCGATTCCGCTCCGCTCGTCATCTGTTTCGGCGACAGCCTCACGGCCGGGTTTCAAGCTCCCTCTCCGGACAATCCGGCGGGCCTCGAAACTCCGTACGGCGGCTTTTTGCAGGAGCGCCTCGGAACGGCCGCGCGGGTGGCGGTCAGCGGCGTCTGCGGGGAACTGACCGGGGAAATGGCCATGCGGTTCCGCCGCGACGTGCTGGATCATCGACCGGCGGTTGTAGTGATTCTGGGCGGCACCAACGATCTCGGGTGGAACGCGCAGCCGGCAGAGATCATGCGCAATCTGGTGAAGATGTATGAATCGGCCCTCGCCGCCGGCGTGGAGCCGATTCCGGTCACTGTTCCGTCGCTACGTCTCGAGGGCGATTTCAGCACCGGAGAAGGAACACGTTGGCTCGGCGAGCATGTAGCGCGCCGCCAGGTCTTGAATCGCTTGATCGGCGACTATGCTGCATCCAAGCACCTGCCCGTTGTGGATTTATTCACCGCGACGGCCGAGCCCGAGACGTGGCTGTTGGCGGAGCGTTATTCCAATGACGGGCTTCATCTGACGACGGACGGGTACCGGCTTCTGGCGACGCTGTTGTACGACCAGGTATTGGCGGCACGGCTCGGCCGGTCCTGA